One Thermofilum pendens Hrk 5 DNA segment encodes these proteins:
- a CDS encoding aspartyl protease family protein: MGHVRVKAKVCDAQGARCIEAECLVDTGATLSVIPRSLARELGVEVVDRDRVETGAGVVEVDRGVALIEVEGRKTVSNVWISDVTDKVLIGAVTLELAGLKLDPRTGRLEPAQLLLHRLA; encoded by the coding sequence GTGGGCCACGTCAGAGTCAAGGCTAAAGTGTGCGATGCCCAGGGAGCTAGGTGCATCGAAGCCGAGTGCTTGGTGGACACTGGCGCCACCCTGTCGGTTATACCGAGGAGCCTAGCCCGGGAGCTAGGCGTAGAGGTTGTAGACAGGGATAGAGTCGAGACGGGCGCCGGCGTAGTCGAGGTCGACAGGGGCGTAGCGCTGATAGAGGTCGAGGGCAGAAAAACGGTATCCAACGTCTGGATCTCCGACGTAACCGACAAGGTTCTGATAGGAGCCGTAACCCTGGAGCTAGCGGGGCTGAAGCTCGACCCGAGGACAGGCAGGCTTGAGCCGGCGCAACTCCTACTCCACCGCCTAGCCTAG
- a CDS encoding FeoA family protein, translated as MQKKLSELKPGEKGIVTRVEGPSAVRKRLLDMGLVKGTEVVVIRRAPLGDPIELLVKGYNLSIRKAESDYVYVLVPGDPEELTSSFASGAGDAPGSYSTGNVPRRL; from the coding sequence GTGCAGAAAAAGCTAAGCGAGCTGAAGCCCGGGGAAAAGGGTATAGTTACGAGAGTCGAAGGGCCTAGTGCAGTTAGGAAAAGATTGTTGGACATGGGGCTGGTCAAAGGTACAGAGGTAGTAGTTATCAGGAGAGCTCCGCTCGGAGACCCCATCGAGCTCCTTGTGAAGGGGTACAACTTGAGTATAAGGAAGGCGGAAAGCGATTATGTCTACGTACTAGTTCCAGGCGACCCTGAAGAACTAACCAGTAGTTTCGCTAGCGGTGCTGGCGATGCGCCCGGAAGTTATTCCACTGGCAATGTGCCCAGAAGGTTGTGA
- a CDS encoding AbrB/MazE/SpoVT family DNA-binding domain-containing protein, which yields MEVVRVTERYRVTIPLSVRRELGIKVGDKLRVRVEGKRIILEPIPEEPRNPLEDMLSILDKPVDVDAVRLVEGSWSED from the coding sequence GTGGAGGTAGTCAGGGTTACCGAGAGATACCGGGTCACAATCCCCCTCAGCGTTCGGAGAGAGCTGGGGATCAAGGTGGGAGACAAGCTGAGAGTAAGGGTCGAGGGAAAGAGGATAATCCTGGAGCCCATCCCAGAGGAGCCGAGGAACCCCCTCGAAGACATGCTCAGCATACTCGACAAGCCCGTTGACGTAGACGCGGTCAGGCTGGTAGAGGGATCCTGGAGCGAGGACTAA
- a CDS encoding LEA type 2 family protein translates to MRKALLLAVAVAAALAAFAYVQFEQRKAFENCKLTLVDVRVSELGLTSAKLTLVIDIYNPGSITATLDRAEFDVYADGTYLGHGTIPQRIDIPPNATRRISVPFEASYAGVLSVLKGQRTWTIKGTAYIDTPFGAIAVPFEVKK, encoded by the coding sequence GTAGCCGTCGCGGCGGCGCTCGCGGCCTTCGCGTACGTGCAGTTCGAGCAGAGGAAAGCCTTCGAGAACTGCAAGCTAACCCTCGTCGACGTAAGAGTAAGCGAGCTGGGGCTCACGAGCGCGAAGCTAACGCTCGTAATAGACATCTACAACCCGGGAAGCATAACGGCGACACTCGACAGGGCAGAGTTCGACGTCTACGCCGACGGCACGTACCTCGGGCACGGCACAATACCCCAAAGGATAGATATACCCCCGAACGCCACGAGGAGGATCTCGGTACCCTTCGAGGCGAGCTACGCCGGCGTCCTCTCAGTGCTCAAGGGGCAACGCACGTGGACGATCAAGGGTACAGCGTACATAGACACCCCCTTCGGAGCGATAGCAGTACCGTTCGAGGTGAAAAAGTAA
- a CDS encoding PaREP1 family protein, protein MHAPITIPERLVKEAVKKGLDIEASAVDPAKTLNTDPSAEARLELAEKSLGEAEEYLAKGDVVQASEKLYKAVEECVKALAEKLGAKQAEEARRRGRWDTWLLGMAATDLARTLGEDRVRLAWKDAYDVHVWGFHEAKYRVEDVEAALPLARWLLDYAAKIVKAEVSNRDT, encoded by the coding sequence ATGCACGCCCCAATAACGATTCCAGAGAGGCTTGTGAAGGAAGCCGTGAAGAAGGGCTTAGACATTGAAGCCAGTGCCGTCGACCCTGCGAAGACGCTGAACACAGACCCCAGCGCCGAGGCTAGGCTCGAGCTGGCCGAAAAGTCTCTCGGAGAAGCCGAGGAGTACTTGGCCAAGGGGGACGTCGTCCAAGCCAGCGAAAAGCTGTACAAAGCCGTCGAGGAGTGCGTGAAAGCCCTAGCCGAGAAGCTCGGCGCCAAGCAAGCCGAAGAGGCTAGGAGAAGGGGCAGGTGGGACACGTGGCTACTCGGCATGGCGGCTACAGACCTAGCCAGGACGCTTGGAGAGGACAGGGTAAGGCTGGCCTGGAAAGACGCGTACGACGTGCACGTATGGGGGTTCCACGAGGCAAAGTACAGAGTGGAGGACGTGGAAGCCGCACTACCGCTGGCGAGATGGCTACTAGACTACGCGGCGAAGATCGTCAAAGCCGAAGTCTCAAACCGAGACACGTAA
- a CDS encoding DNA/RNA helicase domain-containing protein, whose amino-acid sequence MSLPVVVVDPDPSKARDVVGALVEGYRRFYGEDPSGELVASWSSSVARVLGVLERAGGFPAVLELPLFGSERADFVVVGRGRALVVEAKGWSTVEKLNYVVQVDGLREVDPCYQVENYVSKLKYFSTAADRVRHFDGVAYLYGGASYSDGCRIARSDAELEEYVGSLGSPGDEGDVEAVASAKFTVRRDIVEFLRSHRDKLLKEAARFLASEGYGLGREQLVLVHDVLEALEAGSRKAFFVRGGTGSGKTLVALTLLFEAVSRGYHAVLAYKNNRLLNTLRYALSLRAPRGAPKLSALIVYYSTGRGHGLGERRAYEKGLYRNLNLAVLDEAQRMTLENIEYTMKSAPVTVYFYDDKQILIGYEEGFRENFLEAAERLGLAYDERELKTLYRVPPGYVKLVESLVYSGAVAQQDVQGYDIKVFDNPADMLEALQEKANKGFKVALVCAFTETRGDKNDLNSPENRRLTVKRGDREEVVTWLMDEKEEYPKYWCGELGNPLTRCASVYGAQGFEADYVGVVWGRDMVWRCGPLGCGWSVNPDAITDYVGGQYSLEKLARKDPGKALELLKNRYYIMLTRGIKGTYIYPEDGETGRLLREVVEKLQQH is encoded by the coding sequence ATGTCGCTACCCGTAGTGGTGGTTGACCCGGACCCAAGCAAAGCGAGAGACGTCGTCGGGGCGCTAGTCGAGGGCTACAGAAGGTTCTACGGCGAAGACCCCTCCGGCGAGCTCGTAGCGTCGTGGAGTAGCAGCGTTGCCCGCGTCCTAGGCGTCCTGGAGAGGGCGGGAGGCTTCCCCGCGGTGCTCGAGCTACCGCTGTTCGGGTCCGAGAGGGCCGACTTCGTAGTCGTCGGCAGGGGTAGGGCGCTCGTAGTCGAGGCGAAGGGCTGGAGCACGGTTGAGAAGCTGAACTACGTGGTGCAGGTCGACGGGCTGAGAGAGGTGGATCCGTGCTACCAGGTGGAGAACTACGTTTCGAAGCTCAAGTACTTCAGCACCGCCGCGGACAGGGTGAGGCACTTCGACGGGGTAGCGTACCTCTACGGAGGCGCGAGCTACTCGGATGGCTGCAGGATCGCGAGGAGCGACGCGGAGCTGGAGGAGTATGTAGGCTCCCTCGGCTCGCCCGGCGACGAGGGAGACGTCGAGGCGGTAGCAAGCGCCAAGTTCACGGTGAGGAGGGATATAGTCGAGTTCCTGCGGAGCCACAGAGACAAACTCCTCAAGGAGGCGGCGCGCTTCCTAGCCTCGGAGGGGTACGGGCTGGGCAGGGAGCAGCTAGTCCTGGTGCACGACGTCCTAGAGGCGCTGGAGGCGGGGTCTAGGAAGGCTTTCTTCGTCAGGGGCGGGACCGGCTCCGGGAAGACGCTCGTCGCCCTAACCCTCCTCTTCGAAGCGGTTTCGAGGGGCTACCACGCCGTCCTGGCTTACAAGAACAACAGGTTGCTCAACACGCTCAGGTACGCCCTCTCGTTGCGCGCACCGCGCGGTGCGCCCAAGCTCAGCGCACTCATAGTGTACTACTCTACCGGCAGAGGGCACGGGCTCGGGGAGAGAAGAGCGTACGAGAAGGGACTTTACAGAAACCTGAATCTCGCGGTGCTCGACGAAGCGCAGAGGATGACGCTCGAGAACATCGAGTACACAATGAAGAGCGCCCCCGTCACCGTCTACTTCTACGACGACAAGCAGATACTCATAGGCTACGAGGAGGGCTTCAGGGAAAACTTCCTCGAAGCGGCGGAGAGGCTCGGGCTCGCCTACGACGAGAGGGAGCTGAAAACGCTCTACAGGGTCCCGCCCGGCTACGTGAAGCTCGTGGAAAGCCTGGTCTACAGCGGGGCAGTCGCCCAGCAGGACGTCCAGGGCTACGACATCAAAGTATTCGATAACCCGGCAGACATGCTTGAAGCCCTCCAGGAGAAGGCGAACAAAGGCTTCAAGGTAGCCCTCGTGTGCGCCTTCACGGAGACGAGGGGCGACAAGAACGACCTGAACAGCCCGGAGAACAGGAGGCTCACAGTCAAGCGCGGAGACCGCGAAGAAGTAGTCACGTGGCTCATGGACGAAAAAGAGGAGTACCCCAAGTATTGGTGCGGAGAGCTGGGAAACCCCCTCACGCGCTGCGCCTCAGTCTACGGGGCACAAGGCTTCGAGGCAGACTACGTCGGAGTAGTATGGGGCAGAGACATGGTCTGGAGGTGCGGGCCGCTGGGCTGTGGGTGGAGCGTAAACCCCGACGCCATAACAGACTACGTAGGCGGGCAGTACTCGCTGGAGAAACTAGCCAGGAAAGACCCCGGCAAAGCCCTCGAACTACTCAAAAACAGGTACTACATCATGCTGACAAGAGGAATCAAGGGAACCTACATATACCCCGAAGACGGGGAAACAGGGCGCCTACTCAGAGAAGTAGTCGAAAAGCTACAGCAACACTAA
- a CDS encoding FeoA family protein: MGLIRRLAELGFTKGARVRVLHSSPPGPVLVMVKGSRIALGRGVAMRVMISLQEVI; the protein is encoded by the coding sequence ATGGGTTTAATCAGAAGACTGGCTGAACTGGGCTTCACGAAAGGTGCCAGAGTGAGGGTTTTGCACTCCAGCCCTCCGGGTCCAGTGCTGGTGATGGTGAAGGGCTCAAGAATAGCTCTCGGTAGAGGCGTAGCAATGAGGGTAATGATTAGTCTTCAGGAGGTGATATAG
- a CDS encoding ATP-binding protein, translating to MNIEDVKTLLDSYNPWWRDKEWSQNHPLLRAVRESILQNPPRLFYHIVNSLPKQGYYGIVTIRGPRRVGKTTLIVRIIDHLISKSGIKPENVFYIPLDYKKLESLNLFDLFYVTAQLPEEKYIFLDEASMRRDWALVLKNLVDAGLVEKGKLKIIVTGSHSMDLAEAVSKLSDRQGRLASLFNLGGNLFHVPLRFVEILEAIRPDIDDYLRRYRLRKPRERFNILLQLWHGTIPKALEDFYNEFSELLNEIFEDYLLHGGFPKTVDQYHREGTIEPSFYHDLAELVISDSENAGLKPENTKRVLEFLTEHERLSSLLGLEKRENIGKHVTGVDEEGFPSARFGFGKYLEYLETTKLFLFPYREDSSQTCTPNYRADRKVYVMDPFPYYAFKAHIHNEVDPLGFSKKLLSEPGFKGRLVESVVAAHLVMAQQFFEHVSTVDYHKVLLYSKNEKETDYVLCLSRKGEKHRILIESKYRENARREVPEGKKIILTKNKLEVVEEEENMHIYVPVTAFLALF from the coding sequence TTGAACATAGAAGATGTCAAAACCCTTCTAGACTCCTACAACCCTTGGTGGCGCGACAAAGAGTGGAGCCAGAACCACCCGTTGCTTAGAGCTGTCAGAGAGTCTATCCTACAAAATCCTCCACGCCTCTTTTACCACATCGTAAACTCCCTCCCAAAGCAAGGCTACTACGGAATAGTAACGATTAGAGGACCCAGGAGAGTTGGCAAAACAACATTGATAGTAAGAATAATTGACCACTTAATCTCAAAGTCTGGAATAAAGCCGGAGAATGTATTCTACATCCCACTCGACTACAAAAAGTTAGAAAGCTTAAACCTATTCGACTTGTTTTACGTTACTGCACAGCTACCCGAGGAGAAGTATATCTTTCTAGACGAAGCCTCTATGCGGAGAGACTGGGCACTTGTCCTCAAAAACCTCGTCGATGCCGGTTTAGTTGAGAAAGGCAAACTGAAAATCATAGTTACCGGGAGTCACTCCATGGATCTAGCGGAGGCAGTGAGCAAGTTGAGCGATAGACAAGGTCGTCTAGCCTCGTTATTTAACCTCGGAGGCAACCTTTTTCACGTTCCTCTACGTTTCGTGGAAATTCTTGAGGCTATCAGACCAGACATAGATGACTATCTGAGAAGATACCGTTTAAGGAAACCCCGCGAGAGGTTTAACATACTACTTCAGCTATGGCACGGTACCATACCTAAAGCTTTGGAGGACTTTTACAACGAGTTCTCCGAACTTCTCAACGAGATCTTCGAAGACTACCTCCTCCACGGAGGATTCCCCAAAACAGTAGACCAGTACCATAGAGAAGGAACAATAGAGCCGAGCTTCTATCACGACCTTGCCGAGCTCGTTATTTCCGACAGCGAAAACGCCGGGTTAAAACCCGAAAATACTAAACGCGTCCTTGAGTTTTTAACAGAGCATGAGAGGCTATCCTCTTTACTTGGACTGGAGAAAAGGGAGAACATAGGTAAACATGTTACGGGAGTAGACGAAGAAGGCTTTCCCTCCGCAAGATTTGGGTTCGGAAAATACCTAGAGTACCTAGAAACGACCAAGCTCTTCCTGTTTCCGTACCGTGAAGATTCTTCACAAACCTGCACGCCGAATTATAGGGCAGATAGGAAGGTTTATGTGATGGATCCATTCCCCTACTATGCTTTCAAAGCCCATATACATAACGAGGTGGATCCACTAGGCTTTTCAAAGAAATTGCTCAGCGAACCTGGGTTCAAAGGAAGACTCGTCGAAAGCGTAGTAGCAGCACACCTAGTTATGGCTCAGCAGTTCTTCGAGCACGTATCAACGGTAGACTATCACAAGGTTCTTTTATACTCCAAAAACGAAAAAGAGACAGACTACGTGCTCTGCCTGTCACGTAAAGGTGAAAAGCACAGGATTCTCATAGAGTCTAAATACCGAGAAAACGCGCGAAGAGAGGTTCCAGAAGGCAAGAAGATAATCTTGACAAAAAACAAGCTCGAAGTGGTCGAAGAAGAAGAAAATATGCACATCTACGTCCCAGTCACAGCTTTCCTAGCACTATTCTAG
- a CDS encoding DEAD/DEAH box helicase has protein sequence MASPVKEDLWSMLEKLLEKERGSSATEAERFPARFLGGEKVLLFEKRGKPFSFEPGDVVGVAEGGLVEPLGVVLDATSETLIVENVYRKRLQQLREVELADAELTLGYDLQLDLLKQVRGGKAEIVAVFNEKPVELFEGAPQKPLGRVDARTVKVSLVKRSAGGGEAREEVRLDESQSRVVNAALELEEGEVLLVVGPPGTGKTTTIAGIAEKLAERGERVLISSHTNRAVDNAVGKLPIDFTVRVGRPEKVLREIEPYLLSYKVKSALGERYADLQERINELLETIRIHRGYLRGKDRSTFSLLERSLREHERELRELLEERRKLIEEVQSEVLGGARVVGSTLIKSQLYPLRDYPFDTVIIDEASQVSVTLALLAMVKGRKWIVVGDHKQLLPIFRSEVAREELEDLGAFTRLMRFYGEKGGYPRTLWLRKSYRSHPDIVGFAARYVYEGKIKPAAKPKEKTLALSPGYPDFLEPRKPFTLIHVDSQEERRGGSRINEAEARVCYELVDALTKHGVPQEEIGVITPYRAQRSRIKEYLQGFNVEVNTVDAFQGREKDVVIFSLTATREDSLAFAADANRLNVAITRARKKLLFVANANVMEHGILKEIREWAKKKKAIYDWRLKKWT, from the coding sequence GTGGCTTCTCCAGTTAAGGAAGACTTGTGGAGCATGCTCGAAAAGCTTCTCGAGAAGGAGCGCGGGTCCTCGGCGACAGAGGCGGAGAGGTTCCCGGCGAGGTTCCTCGGAGGCGAGAAGGTCCTGCTCTTCGAGAAGCGCGGAAAGCCCTTCAGCTTCGAGCCGGGAGACGTCGTGGGCGTCGCCGAGGGGGGATTGGTCGAGCCCCTAGGAGTCGTGCTCGACGCGACCTCGGAGACGCTCATAGTCGAGAACGTCTACCGGAAGAGGCTCCAGCAACTCCGAGAGGTAGAGCTGGCGGACGCGGAGTTAACGCTGGGGTACGACCTCCAGCTGGACCTCTTGAAGCAGGTGCGGGGCGGCAAGGCGGAGATCGTCGCGGTGTTCAACGAGAAGCCCGTGGAGCTCTTCGAGGGAGCCCCGCAGAAACCGCTCGGCAGGGTCGACGCGCGGACCGTGAAGGTATCCCTGGTGAAGCGCTCGGCGGGCGGCGGGGAGGCTCGGGAAGAGGTACGCCTAGACGAGTCGCAGTCGAGAGTGGTGAACGCCGCCCTCGAGCTAGAGGAAGGGGAGGTGCTGCTCGTCGTCGGGCCGCCGGGCACGGGGAAGACAACCACCATAGCGGGGATCGCGGAGAAGCTGGCGGAGCGCGGCGAGCGGGTACTGATCTCCTCCCACACGAACAGGGCTGTGGACAACGCCGTGGGGAAGCTTCCCATCGACTTCACCGTGAGGGTCGGCAGGCCGGAGAAGGTACTAAGGGAGATAGAGCCCTACCTGCTAAGCTACAAGGTAAAGAGCGCGCTGGGCGAGAGGTACGCGGACCTCCAAGAAAGGATAAACGAGTTGCTGGAAACAATAAGGATCCACCGAGGGTACCTCCGCGGAAAGGATAGGTCGACGTTTTCCCTTCTGGAGCGGAGCCTCCGGGAGCACGAGAGGGAGCTGAGGGAGCTCTTGGAGGAGCGGAGAAAGCTCATAGAGGAGGTCCAGAGCGAGGTCCTCGGAGGAGCCAGGGTAGTCGGCTCGACGCTAATAAAGTCCCAGCTCTACCCCCTCCGGGACTACCCGTTCGACACCGTGATAATAGACGAGGCAAGCCAGGTCTCGGTAACCCTAGCACTACTCGCAATGGTCAAGGGGAGAAAGTGGATAGTAGTAGGCGACCACAAGCAACTACTCCCCATATTCAGGTCCGAGGTAGCACGGGAAGAGCTGGAGGACCTGGGAGCGTTCACGAGGCTCATGCGGTTCTACGGGGAGAAGGGAGGCTACCCTAGAACCCTCTGGCTGAGGAAAAGCTACAGGAGCCACCCCGACATAGTGGGCTTCGCCGCCCGCTACGTCTACGAGGGCAAGATAAAGCCCGCCGCCAAGCCCAAGGAGAAAACGCTCGCGCTCAGCCCGGGGTACCCCGACTTCCTCGAGCCCCGCAAGCCCTTCACGCTAATACACGTAGACTCGCAGGAAGAGCGCCGGGGCGGCTCAAGGATCAACGAGGCGGAAGCCAGGGTATGCTACGAGCTCGTAGACGCGCTGACCAAGCACGGCGTACCACAGGAAGAGATAGGAGTAATCACGCCGTACAGAGCCCAGCGGAGCAGAATAAAGGAGTACCTCCAAGGCTTCAACGTCGAAGTAAACACCGTGGACGCATTTCAGGGGAGAGAGAAAGACGTGGTAATATTCTCCCTCACGGCTACACGGGAAGACTCGCTCGCATTCGCCGCAGACGCAAACAGGCTAAACGTAGCCATCACGAGAGCCAGGAAGAAGCTACTCTTCGTGGCAAACGCGAACGTAATGGAGCACGGCATACTGAAGGAGATCCGCGAGTGGGCCAAGAAGAAGAAAGCCATCTACGACTGGCGCCTAAAGAAGTGGACATAG
- a CDS encoding metal-dependent transcriptional regulator — translation MKTLVSRRSEDYLRVIYEIAEAKGYVRIKDISRALGVKPSTAVEMVRKLHELGLVDYKKYEGITLTARGKEIAEAVKKRRDIFENFLKIILVPENVAKRDAHILEHQLSPETVLQIARFVEFASQAKEWIDEFRNYCEMIKRLDKKSR, via the coding sequence ATGAAGACTTTGGTTTCCAGGAGAAGTGAGGATTACTTGAGAGTTATCTATGAAATTGCAGAAGCAAAAGGCTACGTTCGCATAAAAGATATTTCCAGGGCGCTGGGAGTTAAGCCATCAACTGCTGTGGAAATGGTGAGAAAGCTCCATGAGCTTGGCCTTGTTGATTACAAGAAGTACGAAGGCATAACTCTTACAGCGCGCGGAAAGGAGATAGCGGAGGCTGTTAAAAAGAGACGTGACATCTTCGAGAACTTCCTGAAAATAATCTTGGTTCCTGAAAACGTGGCAAAAAGGGATGCACATATACTGGAGCACCAGCTTAGCCCCGAAACTGTGTTACAGATCGCACGATTCGTCGAATTCGCTAGCCAGGCTAAAGAATGGATTGATGAATTCAGAAACTACTGCGAAATGATAAAAAGGCTTGATAAGAAGAGCCGTTAG